The nucleotide sequence CCGGCGAGGGCAACGTGCACGTCTTCATCGATGCCTCGGCCTCCGAGAAGATGGCCGTCGAGGTCGCCGTGAACGCCAAGACCCATCGCACCTCCACCTGCAACACCGCCGAGACGCTGCTGCTGCACAAGGACTCCACCGCCGGTGCCGCCGTGCTCGAAGCGCTGATCAAGGCCGGAGTGACGCTGCACGTCGACGAGCGCGCCGCGCAGCTGCTGCCCTCCGGGGCGGATCAGCCGGCGGCCACGGAGGCGGACTGGGAGACCGAGTACCTCGACATGCACATGGCCGTGAAGGTCGTGGACTCCCTGGACGAGGCGCTCGAGCACATCGAGAAGTACACGACCCGCCACACCGAGGCGATCGTGACGAACGATCTGGCCGCTTCCGAGAAGTTCATCGCCTCGATCGACGCCGCAGCCGTGATGGTCAACGCCTCCACGCGCTTCACCGACGGCGGCCAGCTCGGCCTGGGCGCGGAGATCGGGATCTCCACGCAGAAGATGCACGCCCGCGGGCCCATGGGTCTCGAGGAGCTGACCACGACCAAGTGGATCGTGCAGGGCGACGGCCACATCCGTCCCTGAAGCCGGAAACGGCTCGCGCCGGCCGGACGAGTGCTGGGCGCGAGCTGAGCCGAAGCCGCGAACGGGGCTCCTGGACCGCTACCATGGTGGGGACCAGGAGCCCCGCGCGCGTGCGGGGAGACAGAAGGGAAGACCATGCAGCAGACCTCAGTGCTGATCCAGGCTGCCGAGGGCGGCCACCACATCGTCAACGACCTGCCGGTGGACGGGCCGTGGTTCGGCATCGTGGCCTTCATCGTGTTCATGCTGCTGCTGATCACCACCCTGACCTTCGGGCCCCGCAGCCAGACGCCGGATGAGACCGACCACCACGTGGATCCGGCCCAGCTGCCGGCTGACGAGGCCGCCATGCTGGCCAGCTACTCGGCCAAGCGCGGGCACTGAGCGCAGCAGGACATCCCGGACACCCCGTGTCGGAGACCTCCGAGCTGAGCATCGTGGCCGAGCGCCAGGCGCAGGATCCAGCGCGCGCTCGGGCCCCGCAGGGGATCCAGGTGCCGCCGCGGCGCCCCGGGCGCACCAGGCTCGGCGTCATGGGCGGCACGTTCGACCCCATCCACCACGGGCACCTGGTCGCCGCCTCCGAGGTGGCCGCAGTGTTCGATCTGGATGAGGTCGTGTTCGTGCCGACCGGTCAGCCCTGGCAGAAGTCCGGCTCCGAGGTCTCGGACGCCGAGCATCGCTACCTGATGACCGTGGTGGCCACGGCGGCCAATCCGCGCTTCAGCGTCTCGCGCGTGGACATCGATCGCCACGGGCCCACGTACACCGTGGACACCCTTCGGGACCTGAATGAGCTGCGTCCGGATTCGGACCTGTTCTTCATCACCGGCGCGGATGTCCTCAGCGAGATCCTCTCCTGGCACGGGGCGGAGGACATCTGGGACCTGGCGCACTTCGTCGGCGTGACGCGGCCGGGCCATGAGCTCAGCGTCCCCGAGGGCGCCGGCGATGTCGTCCTGCTGGAGGTCCCCGCCATGGCGATCTCGTCCACGGACTGCCGCGCCAGGGTGCGCAGCGGTCAGCCCGTCTGGTATCTGGTGCCGGACGGCGTGGTCCAGTACATCGGCAAGTACGGTCTCTACCGTCCCGGTGACGACCACCGCTGGCCCGCCGATACCCTCGGCACCGCCTGAAGACCCCCCACGCACACATTCATCCCGCCGCCCGCTCATCCGGGCGAGCAGATTCGAGGCACCGATGAGCGACGGCCGGTTCGCACAGGACAGCGACGCTGCACCGGATGACGTCACCATCCCGGATCCCACCGACCCTGATCAGCAGGGCCTGAACCCGCCGGCGCCGATCATCGACCTGGGCGGCGACATCGCCGTGGGCCCGAGCCGCCCGCTGGGCCCGCGGCGCCTGGCGCTGCTGCGCGAGCAGATGGCCGAGCACCAGCAGGAGATCGAGCGCTCCGGCACGGAGGACCCGGCGCACGTGGATCCCGTGCTGGCGCAGAAGCAGCGGCGCATGGCCGAGCTCGCCTCCCGTGCCGCGATCTCCTCCGAGGAGGACCGCCAGCTCGCCGACGAGGCGATCGCCCAGACGCAGAGCATCCAGCCCATCACGGACGAGTACCCGGCCTCCCTCGACGAGCAGGAGGCCCACGAGACCCAGCCCGGGACGTCCTCTCTCGAGGAGGCGCCCGAAGACGTCTCGGAGCAGGTCGAGCAGCCGGACCGGGCCTCTGATGAGGCGCCGAGCGACCCCGCGATCCAGGCGACGCCGTGGAGCGAGCCCGTTCCGGTCGTGCCGGCATCTGAGCCCGCCGAGGAGCCGGCGCGCGAGGACCTCGAGGAGTCGTCGGAGACTGCTCAGCCGAGCGACTCCGCCGAGGTGGTCGAGGAGCACGCGTCCTCCCTGGAGTCCTCGGAGGGCGCGGAGGCGAACGCGTCCGAGCAGAGCTCGCCGCAGGACGCAGCAGGGGCTGCCGGTGCCGCTGCGAGCGATGACGAGCAGGCGCCGTCGGAGCCCGTGCGCGCCGTTAATGCCCAGGGCCTGCAGCTGATGGACCCCAAGGACTACCGCACGCCGTCGGGCTGGCGCACGCCCGTCCTGACGATCGCGGCGATCCTGGTCCTGGCGCTGCTCGCGGTCCTGATCATCTTCTTCATCTTCTGAACCTGAGACACACCACCATCCATCGCCGCTGGCGATCGAGAGGAAGCACTGCATGAGCATTCCCGAGACCTCCCTGGAGTACCTCCGCACGGCGGCGCGCGCCGCCGATGACAAGAAGGCCGAGAACATCGTGGCCATCGACGTGAGCGAGGCGCTGGCCATCGTCGATTCGTTCCTGATCGCCTCGGCGCCCAACGAGCGTCAGGTGGCCTCGATCGTCGATGCGATCGAGGAGGAGCTGCAGGACAAGCACGATCTGAAGCCCCTCCGCCGCGAGGGCCGCGCCGAGGGCCGCTGGGTGCTGTTGGACTTCGGCGACGTCGTCGTTCACGTCCAGCACGACGAGGAGCGGGCGTTCTACGCGCTCGAGCGCCTGTGGGGCGATGCCCCCACGATCGATCTGGGGCTGGCCGAGGCCGCGGCGGAGCCGTCGGCAGGCTGATCCGGCAGGGGAGCGGCGGCCGATTTGCGCGGCCGCCGAGCGTCCCCTACTATTTAACGCGTTGCCGAACGGGAGACGAACCCAGCGGGAACGGGCAGGAACTCTCGATGAGGGATTCAGTCCGAGAACGTGGTAGAGTTTCCGGGTCGGAAACGGCAAGGGGCTGTGGCGCAGCTGGTAGCGCATCTGCATGGCATGCAGAGGGTCAGGGGTTCGAGTCCCCTCAGCTCCACCGAAGGAATACGAAGGGCCGCATCGAAAGATGCGGCCCTTCGTCGTTGTCCTGATGATGTCGCTCTGGGGTTATAGGCAGGAATGTGTATATGGCCCGGGCGTGTCCAGTCCCGCTCAGGGCCGTGATCGTCCACCCCATCCGTCAGGCGGTCTCGCCCGGATAGGGCTTCAGCTCGCCGAGCACCTCGTTGAGCGCCTCTGTGCTGGAGGGGTGGGTCCAGATGCCGTTCAGCAGCTCGTCGGCGGTGACACCCGCGCGGATGGCCAGAGCCACCAGGTTGACCACCTCCTGCGAGTCGAGGCAGAACAGCGAGGCGCCCAGCACCTGCCGGGTCTGCGCGTCCACAGTGAAGGTGATGACGCCGTCGGTCTCGCCCACGATCTTGGGCCGCGGCATGGCGGCGATCGAGGCCACGTCCTTGGCCGCGTAGAGAACCGAGTGCCCTGCACGCACGGCTTCCTCCGGGCCCATGCCCACCTGGGACAGCGGGGGAGTGAGGAACGTCGTGCTCGGCTCGGCCACGCGGTCGGCGCGGCTGCGCTGCCCGGAGCCGATGAGCTGATCCCAGACGATGCGGTGGTCGTCCAGGGAGATGTAGGTGAACTGCGGGCCGCCGTTGACGTCGCCCACCGCGTACACGCCCTCAGCGCTCGTGCGCACCTGATCATCGACCGCCACGAAGCCCCGGTCGTCGGTCTCGATGCCGGCTGCCTCCAGGTTCAGGTCGGCGGTGGCCGGGGTGCGGCCTGCAGCCACCAGCACGGCATCAGCCTGGACCTGGCCGTCGGCCAGCTCCAGCACGAGGGCCTCGCCGTCCTGCCGGATCTGCTGCACCCGGGCGCTCTGCCGCACGACGACGCCGGCCTCCGTGAGCACCTGGCGCACCGACTCCGCCACGACAGGTTCGGCGCGGCGCAGGAAATGCTCGTCGGAATCCAGCACGGTGACCTGGGAGCCGAAGTGCTGGAACATCTGGGCGAACTCCAGTCCGATGAACCCGCCGCCGATGATCGCCAGGCGCTGCGGCAGGGGACCCGCGTGCTGGATGGACGTCGAGTCGTAGACCCGAGGCAGATCGATGCCGGGGATGTCCGGGTGCGCGGGCACGGCACCGGTGCCCAGCACGACCGTCTCCGCGGTGATGATCAGCTCGCCGTCGGCCGTGTCCACCGCGACCTTCCGCGGGCCGATGAACCGAGCGGTTCCGTCCACCAGCTCTGCCTGGCCCTCGAGCATCCGGTGGTTGGCCGCATTGAGCTTGCCGATCAGCGAGTCGCGCCCGGCCACAGCCTGCGTGAAGTACTCCTGCGGATCATCCTGCGGGCGGCGCCGCTGCGCCGAGACGATCAGATCCTTGGTGGGAACGCAGGCGATGTTGATGCAGGTGCCGCCGTACATCTGAGGGCTCTTCTCCACCATGGCCACGGATCTGCCGGTCGCGGCCCAGCGCTTTGCGAGCGTCTTGCCCGCCTTGCCCCAGCCGATCACCAGCAGTTCGACGGACAGCTCTGAGCTCATGGACGTGCTCCTTCTGGGGGAATGGGGGTCAGTCGGCCTGGATCTCGCGGATGACCTTGGCGGGGTTGCCGACGGCGATCACGTTCGCGGGCAGATCCCTGGTGACCACGGATCCTGCGCCCACCACGGTGTTCTCGCCGATGCTCACGCCGGGGCACACGATCACGCCGCCGCCGAGCCAGACGTTGTCGCCCAGCGTGATCGGCTCGGCATCCTCGAGCTTGTCCCGTCGAGGGCCGGGTTCCACGGGGTGGGTGGGCGTCAGCAGCTGGACGTTGGGACCGAGCTGACAGTCCTCCCCGATGGTGATCGGCGCGACGTCCAAGGCGGTGAGGTTGAAGTTCACGAAGGACCGGGCGCCGATGCTGATGCGGCTGCCGTAGTCCACATAGAGCGGGGGGCGCACGGCCGCATCCTCACCCAGGTGCCCGAGCAGCTCCTGGAGCAGCTCGCGGGAGCCGGGATCGACGTCGACGACGGCGCGGTGGAAGGCATCGCAGAGGCGCGTAGCGCGGCGAGAGGCTTCAGCGAACTCGGGGCCGTCGGCGACGTACGGGTCGCCGTCGAGCATGCGCTGCCAGTGGCTGCGGTCGTCTCCTGCGAAGTGATCGTTCGACATGCTCCGAAGGCTACGCGGGGCCGCCGACGTGCCGCGGAGGATCGCTGGGCAGGCGCACCTGCCTGCCCCCTGAAGATGTGATGTAATCCATATCACCCGCTTCGGGGCGCCAGTCTTCGGTGCGATCCGAGGCCTCACTTCATCGCCGAGGAGCACAGCAGCCATGGGACAGCGCGTCCGCAGGACCACCGCAGGGATCGCATCGGGATTGGCCGCCGTGCTGCTGCTCAGCGCCTGCGGCTCGGGGGAGGATGCCGAGAAGGACTCGACGTCCTCCGCATCTGCCTCTGCCTCTGCCTCGCCGGGCACTGAGCCGACCGAGACCGAGACGCCCACCGAGACCGCCACGGAGGCATCCGCCGCGCCGACCGATCAGCCTGCCGCCGAGCAGCCGGCGGAAACCCCGGCTGAGGCTCAGGATCCTTCCGCCGGGCCGACTCCGGACGAGACTCCTGTCCCGGCGGACGTCGGTCAGGACCCCTTCGCCGAGGAGTCGGGCGTCGGTCCGGCCCCGGGCGAGGTCCCGGTGCCGGCGGACGTCGATCAGAACCCGTTCGGCGAGGACGCCGCCGCAGGCGGCCCCGGGGCTGTGCCGCAGGGCACGGCGACGGCAGCGGCGCAGAACTATCTGGACTTCACGAACTTCTCTCGCAGCGGCCTGATCGAGCAGCTCGAGTACGAGGGCTACTCGAACTCTGAGGCCACGGCGGCGGTGGACGGGCTGACCGTGGATTACGCCCAGCAGGCCGCTGGAAGTGCACAGAGCTACATCGACATGTCCGGCTTCAGCCGCTCCGGGCTGGTCGATCAGCTCGTCTATGAGGGCTACACCCCTGACCAGGCCGAATCCGGGGTGAGCAGCCTGAGCGTGGACTACTCGGAACAGGCGGGCCGGTCGGCACAGAGCTATCTGGATCTGATGCCGATGTCACGCGCGGAGCTCGTGGATCAGCTGATCTACGAGGGGTACACGCCTGAGGAGGCCGCCGCAGGAGCGGACAGTGCCGGTCTGTGAAGCGCAGATCGGCGACGGGCCGGCAGGTGGCCTGACGGTCCCAGGCCTGTGGGGCCGAGATCGACGGCTGCCGACGACGACTGCGCGGGCTGCTCACGCGCAGTCGTCGTGCACCTTCCGGGCCTCCAGCACGGCGGGCAGATCCGCCTCGATCGTGGTGATGAGCGCAGTGAGAGGCTCGGCCACGGCCGCGCCGAGTTCCGTCAGGGCGTAGTCCACGTGCGGCGGGATGGCGCTGTGCACGGTTCGCACCACCAGGCCGTCGTGCTCGAGCTCGCTGAGAGTCTGGGAGAGCATGCGGTCGCTGATCCCCTCGATGGCCCGGCGCAGCTCGCCGAAGCGTGCTGGGCCCTCGCTGCGGGAGAGCGCGACCATGGTCAGGGCGCCCCATCGGCCCGTGACGTGATGCAGCACGGAGCGCGACGCGCAGGCCTTCGCCATGACATCAGCACCGAGCTCTGCCGTGGGCTGCTCGGCCTGCCCGTGCACGATCTGGGGTGTCGTCTCCTGCGAAGTCATGTCCTCCACTGTAGCGAGTGCACTTTCGAATATGTCGGCACGTGAAGATACGCAGTGCTCACGAAAAGTAAGTGCTACGGTGTGCCAGAACACCGAACCGAAGGAGAGCATCATGAGCATCGCCGTCACCGGAGCCACCGGACAGCTGGGCCATCAGGTCATCGAATCCCTCATCGAGCGCCAGGTCGAGCCGCGGGAGATCGTCGCCGTCGTGCGCAATGCCGACAAGGCGCAGGACCTCGCCGACCGCGGTGTCCGGGTCGCGGTCGCCGCCTACGAGGACGCCGACGCCCTGAAGGCCGCTCTCGAGGGCGTGCAGCGCCTGGTGATGGTCTCCGGCAGCGAGATCGGCAAGCGCGTGGCGCAGCACTCCAACGTCATCCAGGCTGCTCAGGCGGCCGGTGTGCAGCTGATCGCCTACACGTCGCTGCTGGGTGTCGAGACCTCGACCCTGAACCTGGCCCCCGAGCATCGGGAGACCGAGCAGCTGCTGGCCGAGTCCGGCATCGGCCACGTGCTGCTGCGCAACGGCTGGTACTGGGAGAACTACGCCTCGGCGATCGCCCCGGCCCGCGAGTACGGGAAGATGTTCGGGGCCGCCGGAACGGCCCGTGTGAACGGAGCCGCGCGCAGGGACTACGCCGAGGCCGCCGCGGCCGTGATCACGATGGAGGCCCAGGAGGGCCGGGTCTACGAGCTGGCCGGCGACCCTGCCCTGAGCTACCCCGAGATCGCTGCGCGCATCGGCGGGCTGCTCGAGCGCGAGGTCGACTACATCGATCAGACCGTCGAGGAGTACGCGCAGGTGCTGCAGCAGGCCGGGCTGCCGGAGCAGGTCGCCGGGTTCGTCGCCGAGATGGACCGCGGGATCGCCGACGGCGCCCTGGAGTCGGACAGC is from Kocuria palustris and encodes:
- a CDS encoding Ltp family lipoprotein; the encoded protein is MGQRVRRTTAGIASGLAAVLLLSACGSGEDAEKDSTSSASASASASPGTEPTETETPTETATEASAAPTDQPAAEQPAETPAEAQDPSAGPTPDETPVPADVGQDPFAEESGVGPAPGEVPVPADVDQNPFGEDAAAGGPGAVPQGTATAAAQNYLDFTNFSRSGLIEQLEYEGYSNSEATAAVDGLTVDYAQQAAGSAQSYIDMSGFSRSGLVDQLVYEGYTPDQAESGVSSLSVDYSEQAGRSAQSYLDLMPMSRAELVDQLIYEGYTPEEAAAGADSAGL
- a CDS encoding winged helix-turn-helix transcriptional regulator, whose product is MTSQETTPQIVHGQAEQPTAELGADVMAKACASRSVLHHVTGRWGALTMVALSRSEGPARFGELRRAIEGISDRMLSQTLSELEHDGLVVRTVHSAIPPHVDYALTELGAAVAEPLTALITTIEADLPAVLEARKVHDDCA
- the nadD gene encoding nicotinate-nucleotide adenylyltransferase codes for the protein MSETSELSIVAERQAQDPARARAPQGIQVPPRRPGRTRLGVMGGTFDPIHHGHLVAASEVAAVFDLDEVVFVPTGQPWQKSGSEVSDAEHRYLMTVVATAANPRFSVSRVDIDRHGPTYTVDTLRDLNELRPDSDLFFITGADVLSEILSWHGAEDIWDLAHFVGVTRPGHELSVPEGAGDVVLLEVPAMAISSTDCRARVRSGQPVWYLVPDGVVQYIGKYGLYRPGDDHRWPADTLGTA
- the rsfS gene encoding ribosome silencing factor — its product is MSIPETSLEYLRTAARAADDKKAENIVAIDVSEALAIVDSFLIASAPNERQVASIVDAIEEELQDKHDLKPLRREGRAEGRWVLLDFGDVVVHVQHDEERAFYALERLWGDAPTIDLGLAEAAAEPSAG
- a CDS encoding SDR family oxidoreductase; protein product: MSIAVTGATGQLGHQVIESLIERQVEPREIVAVVRNADKAQDLADRGVRVAVAAYEDADALKAALEGVQRLVMVSGSEIGKRVAQHSNVIQAAQAAGVQLIAYTSLLGVETSTLNLAPEHRETEQLLAESGIGHVLLRNGWYWENYASAIAPAREYGKMFGAAGTARVNGAARRDYAEAAAAVITMEAQEGRVYELAGDPALSYPEIAARIGGLLEREVDYIDQTVEEYAQVLQQAGLPEQVAGFVAEMDRGIADGALESDSRDLQTLLGRPATTIAQALADSV
- a CDS encoding FAD-dependent oxidoreductase; translation: MSSELSVELLVIGWGKAGKTLAKRWAATGRSVAMVEKSPQMYGGTCINIACVPTKDLIVSAQRRRPQDDPQEYFTQAVAGRDSLIGKLNAANHRMLEGQAELVDGTARFIGPRKVAVDTADGELIITAETVVLGTGAVPAHPDIPGIDLPRVYDSTSIQHAGPLPQRLAIIGGGFIGLEFAQMFQHFGSQVTVLDSDEHFLRRAEPVVAESVRQVLTEAGVVVRQSARVQQIRQDGEALVLELADGQVQADAVLVAAGRTPATADLNLEAAGIETDDRGFVAVDDQVRTSAEGVYAVGDVNGGPQFTYISLDDHRIVWDQLIGSGQRSRADRVAEPSTTFLTPPLSQVGMGPEEAVRAGHSVLYAAKDVASIAAMPRPKIVGETDGVITFTVDAQTRQVLGASLFCLDSQEVVNLVALAIRAGVTADELLNGIWTHPSSTEALNEVLGELKPYPGETA
- a CDS encoding sugar O-acetyltransferase — encoded protein: MSNDHFAGDDRSHWQRMLDGDPYVADGPEFAEASRRATRLCDAFHRAVVDVDPGSRELLQELLGHLGEDAAVRPPLYVDYGSRISIGARSFVNFNLTALDVAPITIGEDCQLGPNVQLLTPTHPVEPGPRRDKLEDAEPITLGDNVWLGGGVIVCPGVSIGENTVVGAGSVVTRDLPANVIAVGNPAKVIREIQAD